From Bacillus sp. FSL K6-3431, the proteins below share one genomic window:
- a CDS encoding prephenate dehydrogenase: MRNGKRVLLVGVGLIGGSVALAIRKEHDAWIVGCDINQDNCILAQKMHIIDTYTESMEEEAIHADLIILACPVEKSEQILQILADLPLKNHTIITDVGSTKGRIMSKAESLVFNGAVFIGGHPMAGSHKIGPGSAKAHLFENAFYVLTPTQQAETANTTELKNWLKGTKANFIMMDAEQHDLVTGVVSHFPHIVAASLVRQVEKYAMGNEHISSLAAGGFRDITRIASSSPEMWRDIVRHNQPMLLSLMDEWENEMGAIRHLIREGDSNQLFDYFSGAKQFRDSLPVRAKGAITAFYDLYVDVLDSPGVISDVTTLLAQEHISITNIRIIEAREDVYGVLRLSFQTESDLEQAKKSLNDRGYKTYISM, translated from the coding sequence ATGAGGAATGGAAAGCGTGTATTATTGGTAGGTGTCGGTCTAATTGGTGGATCCGTTGCCTTAGCAATTAGGAAAGAACACGATGCATGGATAGTTGGTTGTGATATTAATCAAGACAATTGCATATTAGCACAAAAAATGCATATCATCGATACGTACACAGAGAGCATGGAAGAAGAAGCAATCCATGCCGATCTCATCATTCTTGCATGTCCTGTTGAAAAATCGGAACAAATATTGCAGATATTGGCTGATTTACCATTAAAGAATCATACGATTATCACAGATGTTGGCAGTACTAAAGGAAGAATCATGAGTAAAGCTGAGTCATTAGTTTTTAACGGTGCTGTTTTTATTGGGGGTCATCCAATGGCTGGCTCCCATAAAATAGGACCAGGTAGTGCCAAAGCACATTTATTTGAAAATGCTTTTTATGTTTTAACGCCAACCCAACAAGCTGAAACAGCGAATACAACCGAATTAAAAAATTGGTTAAAAGGAACAAAAGCCAATTTCATTATGATGGATGCAGAACAACATGATTTAGTTACCGGCGTTGTAAGTCATTTCCCGCATATCGTAGCTGCTAGTTTGGTACGGCAAGTGGAAAAATATGCGATGGGAAATGAGCATATTAGTAGTCTAGCTGCAGGTGGCTTTCGCGATATAACACGAATTGCATCAAGCAGCCCGGAAATGTGGAGGGATATCGTAAGACATAACCAACCGATGCTTCTATCTTTGATGGATGAATGGGAGAATGAAATGGGTGCTATTCGCCATTTAATCCGGGAAGGAGATAGCAATCAATTATTTGATTATTTTTCCGGTGCTAAGCAATTCCGTGATTCTTTACCAGTTAGAGCTAAAGGTGCAATAACGGCATTTTATGATTTATACGTTGATGTACTTGATAGTCCAGGCGTTATTTCAGATGTAACTACTTTATTAGCACAGGAACATATTAGCATTACAAATATTCGTATTATTGAAGCACGCGAAGATGTTTATGGTGTTTTAAGACTTAGTTTCCAAACGGAAAGTGATTTAGAACAGGCAAAAAAAAGCTTGAATGACAGAGGATATAAAACATATATCAGTATGTGA
- the aroA gene encoding 3-phosphoshikimate 1-carboxyvinyltransferase, whose amino-acid sequence MTTVTSENVQLNGVMQVPGDKSISHRSVMFGAIAHGKTIATGLLTGDDCLNTIACFRKLGVDIHQDGDYVEIIGNGFEGLKEPSEVLDVGNSGTTIRLMLGILANLPFHTNIIGDESIAKRPMDRVTIPLKAMGAKIDGRANGSYTPLSIRGGELTGIDYISPVASAQVKSAVLLAGLSADGVTSVTEPELSRDHTERMLRAFGCTVQEDGMKKSLQGKQILKGTKINIPGDISSAAFYLVAGAILPNSNITIKNVGINPTRTGIIDILKSMGAKLSIDNVNESAVEPSADITISTTSLQAVEISGEIIPRLIDEIPIIALAATQAEGVTIIKDAAELKVKETNRIDAVVEELKKMGANIEATEDGMKIYGKSQLHSADVDSHGDHRIGMMLAIAGCLANGNTNIANSDAISISYPGFFEQLDKLKGNK is encoded by the coding sequence TTGACGACAGTAACAAGTGAAAACGTACAGTTAAATGGCGTGATGCAAGTTCCAGGTGATAAATCGATATCCCATCGATCCGTTATGTTTGGGGCAATTGCCCATGGCAAAACGATCGCAACTGGGCTACTTACTGGTGATGATTGTTTAAATACAATAGCTTGTTTTAGAAAACTAGGTGTAGACATTCACCAAGATGGCGATTATGTGGAAATTATTGGTAATGGTTTCGAAGGGCTAAAAGAACCAAGTGAAGTGTTGGATGTTGGCAATTCAGGGACGACAATTAGGTTGATGCTTGGGATATTAGCCAATCTTCCTTTCCATACAAATATTATTGGTGATGAATCAATCGCGAAACGGCCAATGGACCGAGTCACCATTCCTTTGAAAGCAATGGGCGCGAAAATAGATGGCCGAGCAAATGGTTCGTATACACCTTTAAGTATTCGCGGTGGTGAATTAACAGGCATTGACTATATATCGCCTGTGGCAAGCGCACAAGTTAAGTCCGCTGTTTTATTAGCAGGACTATCTGCGGATGGGGTCACATCCGTTACAGAACCAGAATTATCTAGAGATCATACAGAGCGGATGTTAAGAGCTTTTGGCTGTACTGTTCAAGAGGATGGCATGAAAAAGTCACTACAAGGCAAGCAAATACTTAAAGGAACAAAGATAAACATTCCGGGAGATATATCCTCGGCAGCATTTTACTTGGTCGCTGGTGCTATTTTACCAAATAGTAATATTACGATTAAAAATGTCGGTATCAATCCAACAAGAACAGGAATTATCGATATACTAAAGTCAATGGGGGCTAAACTTTCTATTGATAATGTGAATGAGAGCGCAGTGGAACCTTCTGCGGACATTACCATTTCAACGACTAGTTTACAGGCTGTTGAAATCAGCGGAGAAATTATTCCACGACTTATTGATGAAATTCCAATTATTGCACTTGCTGCTACACAAGCAGAGGGTGTGACGATTATCAAAGATGCGGCGGAATTAAAAGTAAAAGAAACGAATAGAATCGATGCTGTCGTCGAAGAATTGAAAAAGATGGGTGCAAATATTGAGGCTACAGAAGACGGCATGAAGATTTATGGGAAATCTCAATTACATTCAGCAGATGTAGATAGCCATGGCGATCATCGAATTGGTATGATGCTTGCTATTGCTGGTTGTCTAGCAAATGGAAATACGAATATAGCTAACAGTGATGCAATTTCCATTTCGTATCCTGGATTTTTTGAACAATTGGATAAGTTAAAGGGCAATAAGTAA
- a CDS encoding type III polyketide synthase, translating to MPRIMSVGTGIPEFSVSQAETMEFARQLFSKSVKDLDRLLKVFHNGEIEKRHFVKDMDWYQQAHSFSEKNDAFIEAAVKLSIESINACLKSSTLKQSVPYDEIDAIFMICTTGLATPSLEARIMNHLPFSEHTKRIPIWGLGCAGGASGLARASEYCRAFPKSKVLVVAVELCSLTFQKDDFSKSNLIGTSLFADGAAAVLLGGEDVEYHTYTSRPLPTIIDTQSTLMTASLDVMGWDIKDNGLYVVFSKSIPGLVENWFEPNVSKFLAKNDVTFADLEHFIAHPGGKKVISAYEKSFALSPEKTAISLHILSQFGNMSSPTVLFVLQLFMEKEIKKGESGLVAALGPGFSSELLLVRWE from the coding sequence GTGCCGCGAATCATGTCAGTAGGGACTGGAATTCCGGAATTCTCCGTATCACAAGCAGAAACAATGGAATTCGCCAGGCAATTATTCTCCAAGTCAGTGAAAGATCTCGATCGCTTATTAAAAGTTTTCCATAATGGGGAAATTGAGAAGCGTCATTTTGTCAAAGATATGGACTGGTATCAGCAAGCACACTCTTTTTCGGAGAAAAATGATGCATTTATTGAAGCGGCTGTGAAGCTTAGTATTGAATCAATTAATGCGTGTTTGAAATCATCAACGCTTAAACAATCAGTGCCGTACGATGAAATTGATGCGATTTTTATGATTTGCACAACGGGCCTAGCAACTCCTAGTCTTGAAGCTAGAATCATGAATCATCTACCATTTTCGGAGCATACGAAAAGAATTCCAATATGGGGTCTTGGTTGTGCTGGTGGTGCTTCGGGCCTAGCGCGTGCATCCGAATACTGCAGGGCATTTCCAAAATCTAAAGTACTTGTTGTTGCAGTAGAATTATGTAGTCTCACTTTTCAAAAGGATGATTTTAGCAAGAGTAATTTGATAGGAACTTCCTTATTTGCAGATGGTGCAGCTGCCGTTTTACTTGGTGGAGAGGATGTAGAGTATCATACATATACAAGTCGCCCATTACCGACTATTATCGATACACAGTCTACATTAATGACTGCATCACTTGATGTGATGGGCTGGGACATTAAAGATAATGGCTTGTATGTAGTATTTTCTAAGAGCATACCTGGATTAGTAGAAAACTGGTTTGAACCAAATGTCAGCAAGTTCTTAGCAAAAAATGATGTAACTTTTGCAGATTTAGAACATTTTATCGCACACCCAGGTGGAAAAAAAGTTATTTCGGCTTATGAAAAGTCGTTTGCGCTTTCACCAGAGAAGACTGCAATATCTCTACATATCTTGAGTCAGTTTGGAAATATGTCCTCACCAACCGTATTATTTGTATTGCAATTATTTATGGAAAAGGAAATTAAAAAAGGTGAGAGTGGTTTAGTTGCTGCCTTAGGTCCTGGTTTTAGTTCTGAATTATTACTCGTTAGGTGGGAATAA
- a CDS encoding isoprenylcysteine carboxyl methyltransferase family protein — translation MLVWIVFTFVVIQRLLELMLAKRNEQWMKKEGAVEYGHSHYMYMVLMHISFFVSLIIEVIFTNKSANQYWAILLIIFVVIQLARVWVILSLGKYWNTKIIVLPGSNIVSKGPFQFIKHPNYLIVTIELIILPLMFQAYFTMLVFFFLNQIILAIRIPIEEQALQENTDYKK, via the coding sequence ATGTTAGTTTGGATTGTGTTTACATTTGTTGTGATCCAACGGCTATTAGAGTTAATGCTCGCCAAAAGAAATGAACAATGGATGAAAAAAGAAGGGGCAGTAGAATATGGGCATAGTCATTATATGTATATGGTGCTCATGCATATAAGCTTCTTTGTCTCGCTAATCATCGAAGTGATCTTTACCAACAAATCTGCGAATCAATATTGGGCTATTTTACTAATTATATTTGTAGTAATCCAATTGGCTAGAGTATGGGTTATTTTGTCTTTAGGCAAGTATTGGAATACGAAAATAATTGTATTGCCAGGAAGTAATATTGTGAGTAAAGGCCCTTTCCAATTTATCAAACACCCAAATTACTTGATTGTTACGATCGAATTAATCATCCTGCCATTAATGTTCCAAGCATATTTTACAATGTTGGTCTTTTTTTTCTTAAACCAAATTATTTTAGCTATCAGAATACCAATTGAAGAGCAAGCACTTCAAGAAAATACAGATTACAAAAAATGA
- a CDS encoding GNAT family N-acetyltransferase, with protein sequence MGAEFKLNDDLFMIDCGEIFLREFRVEDVDAIYELTSQPEVYEFLPDWRSTKEQRLNWVTNYEIPSNKEFLSAVPNIDKQNSLKLGIILKETGEFIGFCNSGIKQELPPPNREIAYAMSKYHRNRGYTTKAVKGLIQYLFKNTNVEILNTVVLGCNESSNKVIIKSGFNYVREIEIENQEHHHYVLHKKDWQTNGR encoded by the coding sequence ATGGGGGCTGAGTTTAAGTTGAATGACGATCTATTTATGATAGACTGCGGTGAGATATTTTTGCGTGAATTTCGGGTTGAGGATGTTGATGCTATTTATGAACTAACTTCACAACCTGAAGTTTATGAATTTTTGCCAGATTGGAGGTCAACAAAAGAACAACGATTAAACTGGGTAACAAATTATGAGATACCGTCAAACAAGGAATTCTTATCAGCAGTACCCAATATTGACAAGCAAAACTCTTTAAAGCTCGGGATTATATTGAAGGAAACGGGTGAGTTTATAGGATTCTGCAATAGTGGTATTAAGCAAGAGTTACCTCCACCGAACAGAGAGATTGCATATGCTATGTCAAAATATCATAGAAATAGAGGTTATACAACAAAAGCTGTCAAGGGATTGATTCAGTATTTGTTTAAAAATACCAACGTTGAGATTCTAAACACGGTTGTATTAGGATGTAATGAAAGTTCAAATAAAGTTATTATAAAGAGTGGATTTAATTATGTAAGAGAAATAGAAATTGAAAACCAAGAACATCATCATTATGTTCTGCACAAAAAAGATTGGCAGACAAATGGAAGGTAG
- a CDS encoding cytochrome P450, giving the protein MKQVSNINESNEMPCEEGLDHSLSLMREGYMYIQNRRSSFASDIFETRLLGQKAICMGGKEAAKIFYDNEKFMRNGVAPKRVVETLFGAKGVQTLDDQDHKHRKEMFMSLMSPEQLKRLTDITKQQWEIAIEEWKQMDEVILYEEAKQILCSIACQWAGVPLREGELKQKTKELSAMFEAPAAIGPEHWQGRHGRNKVEKWIGALIDQVRDGKVNPAGGTALHTIAWHRDINGNLLDTKIATVEVINILRPIVAIAIYINFTALAVHHYPKEREKLSMSDDGKYAQMFVQEVRRFYPFFPFAAAKVKKDFTWNGYIFKKGTLTLLDLYGTNHDPELWDNPNVFHPERFADWEGSPFDFIPQGGGDYFMGHRCAGEWVTIEVMKVSLDYLANQIYYDIPNQDLSFSMVNIPSIPKSKIVIKNVKKIF; this is encoded by the coding sequence ATGAAACAAGTGTCAAATATAAATGAATCAAATGAAATGCCTTGTGAAGAAGGCTTGGATCATAGTCTAAGTCTTATGAGAGAAGGGTATATGTATATACAGAATAGACGTAGTAGTTTTGCATCCGATATTTTCGAGACCCGTTTGCTCGGGCAAAAGGCAATATGTATGGGTGGAAAGGAAGCTGCTAAAATATTTTATGATAATGAGAAATTCATGAGGAATGGTGTAGCACCGAAAAGGGTTGTGGAAACATTGTTTGGTGCAAAAGGCGTCCAGACATTGGATGATCAGGATCACAAACATCGCAAGGAAATGTTCATGTCGCTGATGTCGCCCGAACAGCTAAAAAGACTGACTGACATCACGAAACAACAGTGGGAAATTGCGATCGAAGAATGGAAACAGATGGATGAAGTTATACTATACGAAGAAGCGAAGCAAATCTTGTGCAGTATTGCGTGTCAGTGGGCTGGTGTACCATTACGAGAGGGTGAATTAAAGCAAAAAACAAAAGAACTTAGCGCAATGTTCGAAGCGCCTGCCGCAATCGGTCCAGAACACTGGCAGGGTAGACATGGTCGAAATAAAGTAGAAAAATGGATTGGTGCGCTTATTGATCAGGTAAGGGATGGGAAAGTGAATCCAGCTGGGGGAACAGCGTTACATACAATTGCATGGCACCGAGATATAAATGGAAATCTTTTAGATACGAAGATCGCTACTGTGGAAGTGATAAATATTTTAAGGCCAATAGTCGCAATTGCTATTTACATCAATTTTACTGCATTGGCAGTGCATCACTACCCGAAAGAAAGAGAAAAATTGTCTATGTCAGATGATGGAAAGTATGCACAGATGTTTGTGCAGGAAGTTCGGCGCTTCTATCCTTTTTTTCCGTTTGCAGCGGCAAAGGTGAAAAAGGATTTCACATGGAATGGTTACATATTTAAAAAAGGAACACTAACACTGCTTGATCTTTATGGTACGAATCATGACCCAGAACTTTGGGACAATCCTAATGTGTTCCACCCGGAAAGATTTGCTGACTGGGAAGGAAGCCCATTTGACTTCATTCCACAAGGCGGTGGCGATTACTTTATGGGGCATCGATGTGCCGGTGAATGGGTTACGATTGAAGTGATGAAAGTGAGTCTAGATTATCTAGCTAATCAGATCTATTATGATATTCCCAACCAAGATTTAAGTTTCAGTATGGTTAATATTCCAAGTATTCCCAAAAGCAAAATAGTAATCAAAAATGTTAAGAAGATATTCTAA
- a CDS encoding dynamin family protein, with product MVNILEEITKDSQLQKTLTLLERFQQNGDDIRVEKAKNLLKKMHEKEFITAFSGHFSAGKSTMINALIGDQVLPSSPIPTSANLVKVLKSAEDYAKVYSHSQKTLLFQAPYDFATVKEYCKNGDVTNIEIGKKDSLLPKGVTIMDTPGVDSTDDAHRITTESALHLADIVFYVMDYNHVQSELNFMYTKNLLKHGVKLYLIINQIDKHNEQELSFTSFKKSVHDSFASWHVEPAGIYFTTLKKLKHPDNEFTTIKALIDHAFSHHNDLMQGTIDAAFNRLVAEHEAWLQDEMDIAAQPYEQVITEYSDEELQTLFTEETELTTEKEKILKTATNWERAFEKEREVILKNAYLMPYETRELAEQYLISAQSDFKMGFLFSKKKTEDERSERLQSFYISVKKQVESQINWHLKQLAVKKLEETELFEEKLQAAAQQMEITFEASFLTNAVHRGAGINGEYLLHYCEEIASRLRNIAMKTSDQFKIAVAEVLQTRMDKKLIMVNKHLSKIEKGTSALRSLIELEKKCDRKKGLLFIPSGKEEAQLLSLARKWEKELLDVTIYDDNAVNKPEMIPAVTESKKEYNTNLDTSIDMKKMIEKLDRAVTSLSGIKGFNRMTEQLSEKRTRLKHQNFTISLFGAFSAGKSSFANALLGESVLPVSPNPTTAAINRICPPTKENLHGTAIVRLKEADQLLADINESLLLFDYASNTLEEAFTIVPKVLSNHQGEGKEKIHLSFLTAFIQGFDLYREKLGTAIKTNLEGFQSFVANETQSCFVEAIDLFYDCSFTKKGITLVDTPGADSINARHTGVAFEYIKDSDAILFVTYYNHAFSKADREFLIQLGRVKDAFELDKMFFIVNAIDLASSEEEVSEVLTYVKRELTKNGIRFPKIYGISSKLALIAGERKASNLKAFISDFNHFLDKELTAMAINSADKEYQRVLVMLEQLIQSANEDESIKTQRKEALISTREKIDTLLLENKANILSDRLKQETKELLFYVKQRVFFRFPDFFKEAFNPAVLQGNSRELLKKPLEELLATMGYDFAQEMRATSLRLEQFTKKLLQGRFGEIEKELQALQSEIMLSQLEISKGVSPDFSAAFVEVERKPLEIVFKYFKNPKGFFENNEKKRMEEALRDLLAPLADGYIAGEHAKLNAHYEVVLNAEFSKMKDRVIADVNEQYDAWIDALSDSNQLPDWIKTHSVLLNH from the coding sequence ATGGTTAACATATTAGAAGAGATCACCAAGGATAGCCAACTTCAAAAAACACTTACTTTATTGGAAAGATTCCAGCAAAATGGGGACGATATCCGCGTTGAGAAAGCAAAAAACTTATTAAAAAAAATGCATGAAAAAGAATTCATTACTGCTTTTAGTGGGCATTTTTCAGCGGGGAAATCGACGATGATTAATGCTTTAATTGGCGATCAAGTTTTACCTTCAAGTCCGATACCGACAAGTGCAAACTTGGTGAAGGTATTAAAATCCGCCGAAGATTATGCAAAAGTGTACTCGCATTCTCAAAAAACATTATTATTCCAGGCACCTTATGATTTTGCAACCGTAAAAGAGTACTGCAAAAATGGGGATGTAACGAATATAGAAATAGGAAAAAAGGATTCACTTCTCCCAAAAGGAGTAACTATTATGGACACACCGGGAGTGGATTCAACAGATGATGCACATCGCATAACTACTGAATCAGCACTTCACTTAGCTGATATTGTTTTTTATGTGATGGATTATAATCATGTACAATCAGAACTTAATTTTATGTACACGAAAAATTTACTTAAACATGGAGTCAAATTATATTTGATCATTAATCAAATTGATAAGCATAATGAGCAAGAGCTATCATTCACTTCTTTTAAAAAATCTGTCCATGATTCGTTTGCTAGTTGGCATGTAGAACCAGCCGGGATATATTTTACGACATTAAAAAAGCTAAAACATCCAGACAATGAATTTACGACGATAAAAGCATTGATTGATCATGCTTTTTCCCATCATAATGACTTGATGCAGGGGACAATAGATGCGGCTTTTAATCGTTTAGTTGCTGAACATGAAGCTTGGCTACAAGATGAAATGGACATAGCTGCGCAACCATATGAACAAGTAATTACAGAATACTCCGACGAAGAACTTCAAACATTATTTACGGAAGAGACCGAATTAACTACTGAAAAAGAAAAAATCTTGAAAACTGCAACAAACTGGGAAAGAGCGTTTGAAAAGGAACGTGAAGTGATTCTGAAAAATGCTTATTTAATGCCATATGAAACGAGAGAGCTTGCAGAACAATACTTAATTTCAGCGCAATCAGATTTTAAAATGGGATTTTTATTCAGTAAAAAGAAAACGGAAGACGAAAGATCAGAAAGACTTCAATCATTCTATATAAGTGTAAAAAAACAGGTTGAATCGCAAATAAATTGGCATCTGAAACAGTTAGCAGTGAAAAAGCTGGAAGAAACGGAGCTTTTTGAAGAGAAACTGCAAGCAGCAGCACAACAAATGGAAATTACATTCGAAGCAAGTTTTTTAACTAATGCAGTACATAGGGGGGCCGGTATAAACGGTGAATATTTGCTCCATTATTGTGAGGAAATAGCCAGTCGCCTTAGGAATATAGCAATGAAGACCTCTGATCAATTTAAAATAGCTGTTGCAGAAGTATTACAAACTCGTATGGATAAAAAGCTAATAATGGTTAATAAGCATTTATCGAAGATAGAGAAAGGGACGTCTGCTTTAAGATCATTAATCGAGTTGGAAAAAAAATGCGATCGAAAGAAGGGCTTGCTTTTTATTCCATCAGGGAAGGAAGAAGCACAATTATTATCATTGGCCAGAAAATGGGAGAAAGAATTATTAGATGTAACCATTTATGATGATAATGCTGTAAACAAACCTGAGATGATTCCGGCTGTTACTGAATCAAAAAAGGAATATAATACAAACTTAGATACATCTATCGATATGAAAAAAATGATTGAAAAACTAGATCGCGCTGTTACTTCACTATCAGGAATTAAAGGCTTTAACAGAATGACAGAGCAATTATCTGAAAAACGCACGAGGCTTAAGCACCAAAACTTTACGATTTCCCTTTTTGGGGCTTTTAGTGCAGGAAAGTCTTCATTTGCTAATGCACTACTAGGTGAAAGTGTTCTCCCAGTATCACCAAATCCTACGACAGCAGCAATTAATCGAATTTGTCCACCGACGAAAGAGAACTTACATGGTACAGCAATTGTGCGATTAAAAGAAGCGGACCAACTATTAGCAGATATTAACGAGTCATTATTGCTGTTCGATTACGCAAGCAATACATTAGAAGAAGCCTTTACAATTGTCCCAAAAGTTCTTTCCAATCATCAGGGTGAAGGAAAAGAAAAGATTCATTTATCGTTTTTGACTGCTTTTATCCAAGGGTTTGATTTATATCGAGAAAAACTTGGTACTGCCATAAAAACAAACTTAGAAGGGTTTCAAAGTTTTGTAGCGAATGAAACCCAATCATGCTTTGTCGAAGCAATTGACTTGTTTTATGATTGTTCTTTTACAAAGAAAGGGATCACATTAGTAGATACACCTGGTGCAGATTCGATTAATGCTAGACATACTGGAGTTGCATTTGAATATATAAAGGACTCTGACGCGATTTTATTTGTAACGTATTATAATCACGCTTTTTCAAAAGCAGATCGAGAGTTTTTGATTCAACTTGGACGCGTAAAAGATGCTTTCGAACTTGATAAAATGTTTTTTATTGTAAATGCCATTGATTTAGCTAGCTCTGAAGAAGAAGTATCAGAAGTGCTAACGTACGTAAAAAGGGAGCTTACTAAAAATGGCATCCGTTTTCCAAAAATTTATGGGATATCAAGCAAATTAGCTTTAATCGCTGGGGAAAGGAAAGCCTCTAACCTAAAAGCATTCATATCTGACTTTAACCACTTTCTAGATAAGGAATTAACTGCAATGGCAATTAATTCAGCTGATAAGGAATACCAAAGGGTTTTGGTTATGCTTGAACAGCTAATCCAATCTGCAAATGAAGATGAAAGTATAAAAACACAAAGAAAAGAAGCTTTAATATCTACAAGAGAAAAAATAGATACATTGCTTTTAGAAAATAAAGCTAATATATTGAGCGATCGACTTAAACAAGAGACAAAGGAACTTTTATTCTATGTTAAACAAAGGGTGTTTTTCCGATTCCCGGACTTTTTTAAAGAAGCTTTCAACCCAGCAGTGTTGCAAGGAAATAGTCGAGAGCTATTGAAAAAACCATTAGAGGAATTATTGGCAACAATGGGCTATGACTTTGCTCAAGAGATGAGAGCAACATCTTTACGATTGGAACAATTTACGAAAAAACTTCTTCAAGGTCGATTTGGAGAGATAGAAAAAGAATTACAAGCGTTACAATCGGAAATCATGCTTTCACAGTTAGAGATTTCTAAAGGTGTTTCGCCGGACTTTTCGGCAGCTTTTGTCGAAGTGGAGCGGAAGCCACTAGAAATTGTTTTTAAGTATTTTAAAAATCCAAAAGGATTCTTTGAAAATAATGAAAAAAAACGGATGGAAGAAGCTTTACGGGATTTATTAGCTCCATTAGCAGATGGATATATCGCAGGTGAACATGCTAAGTTAAACGCTCATTATGAGGTAGTGTTGAATGCTGAGTTTTCAAAGATGAAAGATCGTGTTATTGCAGATGTGAATGAGCAATATGATGCGTGGATTGATGCATTGTCAGATAGCAATCAACTACCAGACTGGATTAAAACCCATTCCGTATTGCTGAACCATTAA
- a CDS encoding sulfurtransferase, with protein MKIIKSATWLKERLNQTNVRVVDCRYSLGDCSYGEEAFKKGHIPGAVYFDLKKDLSGPVQEHGGRHPLPDLSVFKHKIELAGVDNHTIVIAYDDGEGSFASRFWWLLTYIGHEHVYVLDGGLKKWQDAGYPVTAHTREYEKKVFSISENKDMLATYAEVKQRSADRQAILIDSRAKKRYLDLEEPLDKKPGHIPSAINKEWTDGFEGGRWKSKQDQMERFTDLDHSDNIIVYCGSGVTATPNILALMGAGFRHVKLYAGSYSDWVSYDDNPIIGIDENKEP; from the coding sequence ATGAAGATTATTAAATCTGCTACATGGTTGAAAGAGCGTTTAAATCAGACGAATGTGAGAGTGGTCGATTGTAGATATTCGCTTGGAGATTGTTCATATGGGGAAGAGGCATTTAAAAAAGGCCATATTCCAGGGGCAGTTTATTTTGATTTAAAAAAAGATTTATCAGGACCAGTCCAGGAGCATGGAGGAAGACATCCTTTACCAGACTTGAGTGTATTTAAGCATAAAATAGAATTAGCGGGTGTGGATAATCATACGATTGTGATCGCGTATGATGATGGTGAGGGCTCATTCGCTTCTCGGTTCTGGTGGTTACTGACATATATCGGACATGAACATGTGTATGTATTGGATGGGGGATTAAAGAAATGGCAGGATGCAGGTTATCCCGTAACCGCTCATACAAGGGAATACGAAAAGAAGGTGTTTTCTATTTCCGAGAATAAGGATATGCTTGCCACATATGCTGAAGTTAAACAAAGAAGTGCAGACAGACAAGCGATATTAATAGATTCAAGGGCGAAAAAGCGCTATCTAGATCTTGAAGAACCATTAGATAAAAAGCCAGGACATATTCCTAGTGCAATCAATAAAGAGTGGACAGATGGTTTTGAGGGTGGAAGATGGAAAAGCAAGCAAGATCAAATGGAAAGATTTACTGATTTAGACCATTCAGATAATATCATTGTTTATTGTGGATCTGGGGTTACTGCTACACCAAATATTCTTGCTTTAATGGGTGCAGGATTTCGTCATGTAAAATTGTATGCTGGTAGCTATTCTGATTGGGTTTCTTATGATGATAATCCAATCATTGGAATAGACGAAAACAAAGAGCCTTAA